A window from Eubalaena glacialis isolate mEubGla1 chromosome 1, mEubGla1.1.hap2.+ XY, whole genome shotgun sequence encodes these proteins:
- the ECHS1 gene encoding enoyl-CoA hydratase, mitochondrial gives MAALRALQPSVRALLGTWPGCPAPRSFASSAAFEYIITAKKGKNSNVGLVQLNRPKALNALCDGLIVELNQALQAFEEDPAVGAIVLTGGEKAFAAGADIKEMQNLTFQDCYSSKFLSHWDRLTWVKKPVIAAVNGYALGGGCELAMMCDIIYAGEKAQFGQPEILIGTIPGAGGTQRLTRAVGKSLAMEMVLTGDRISAQDAKQAGLVSKIFPVETLVEEAVKCAEKIASNSKIVTAMAKESVNAAFEMTLTEGIKLEKKLFYSTFATEDRKEGMSAFVEKRKANFKDQ, from the exons ATGGCCGCCCTGCGCGCTCTGCAGCCCAGCGTCCGCGCCCTGCTGGGCACCTGGCCCGGCTGCCCCGCGCCGCGCTCCTTCGCCTCGA gcgcAGCCTTTGAATACATCATCACAGCCAAGAAGGGGAAGAACAGCAACGTGGGGTTGGTCCAGCTGAACCGCCCCAAGGCACTCAACGCGCTCTGCGACGGCCTGATCGTGGAGCTCAACCAGGCGCTGCAGGCCTTCGAGGAGGACCCGGCTGTGGGGGCCATCGTCCTCACGGGCGGGGAGAAGGCGTTTGCAG CTGGAGCCGACATCAAGGAAATGCAGAATCTAACGTTCCAGGACTGTTACTCCAGCAAGTTCTTGAGCCACTGGGACCGACTCACTTGGGTCAAGAAGCCGGTCATAGCTGCTGTCAATGGCTACGCC CTCGGTGGTGGCTGTGAACTTGCTATGATGTGTGACATCATTTATGCTGGAGAGAAAGCCCAGTTTGGGCAGCCAGAGATCCTAATAGGAACCATCCCAG GTGCAGGGGGCACCCAGAGACTGACCCGTGCCGTCGGAAAGTCACTGGCCATGGAGATGGTCCTCACTGGTGACCGGATCTCAGCCCAGGATGCCAAGCAAGCAG GTCTTGTAAGCAAAATTTTTCCTGTTGAGACACTGGTGGAAGAAGCTGTAAAGTGTGCAGAAAAAATTGCCAGCAACTCTAAAATTGTAACAGCGATGGCCAAAGAATCAGTGAATGCAG cttttgAAATGACATTAACAGAGGGCATTAAGTTGGAGAAGAAACTCTTCTATTCAACTTTTGCTACC GAAGACCGGAAGGAAGGGATGTCCGCGTTtgtggagaagagaaaggccAACTTCAAAGACCAGTAA